From a region of the Nitrospira sp. genome:
- a CDS encoding sigma-70 family RNA polymerase sigma factor, which yields METSSQLVASAIDPKLVARVAKGEVHAFNQLYDQSSTVLFSLALRILDNREEAADVLQEIYLNVWRKVVRYDVGRGTPIAWLITLTRNRAIDRLRARGPRTLRQMAPSMDDAQRSQVADPSSDTFDSPADQELRNLVRAAWVSLPQVQQQVIELAYYKGFPDAEIAAHLNQPVEAVKTCIALGMSQLLESLQASWEEAEAV from the coding sequence ATGGAGACATCCTCTCAGCTCGTCGCCTCGGCCATTGACCCTAAACTAGTGGCTCGAGTCGCCAAAGGCGAAGTCCACGCCTTTAACCAGCTCTACGATCAATCCAGTACTGTGCTCTTCAGCCTGGCACTGCGTATTCTCGACAACCGTGAAGAAGCAGCCGACGTTCTTCAAGAGATCTACCTCAATGTCTGGAGAAAGGTCGTTCGTTACGATGTCGGTCGAGGCACTCCCATCGCCTGGCTCATCACGCTGACCCGCAACCGGGCGATCGACCGATTGCGGGCACGCGGCCCTCGTACCCTCCGCCAGATGGCCCCGTCCATGGATGACGCCCAGCGGAGCCAAGTTGCCGACCCAAGTTCCGATACTTTTGATTCACCGGCCGACCAAGAGTTGCGAAATCTGGTCCGAGCGGCGTGGGTGAGCTTGCCGCAGGTCCAACAGCAGGTGATTGAGCTGGCTTACTATAAGGGCTTTCCCGATGCGGAGATCGCGGCGCATTTGAATCAGCCGGTGGAAGCGGTGAAGACTTGCATCGCCCTCGGCATGTCGCAACTGCTTGAATCATTGCAAGCATCTTGGGAAGAAGCGGAAGCGGTATGA
- the tadA gene encoding tRNA adenosine(34) deaminase TadA, which yields MQQAHDSHYMELALQQAKLAAPIGEVPIGAVLVHNQEVIAAGHNYREISQDPTAHAEMIVIRKAAERLQTWRLTDTTLYVTLEPCPMCAGAIMQARIARLVFGAWDPKAGACGSIFDIPAERRLNHRVQVLGGLLEQESRELLQKFFRAQRSAFSESAPPKSTA from the coding sequence ATGCAACAAGCACACGATTCCCACTACATGGAGCTGGCGCTTCAGCAGGCGAAGCTTGCAGCGCCGATCGGGGAAGTCCCGATCGGCGCAGTCCTCGTGCACAACCAGGAAGTGATCGCGGCCGGTCACAACTACCGGGAAATTTCGCAGGACCCGACAGCGCATGCGGAAATGATCGTGATCCGGAAAGCGGCTGAACGGCTGCAGACATGGCGCCTCACTGACACAACATTGTACGTCACGCTCGAACCCTGCCCGATGTGCGCTGGAGCAATAATGCAGGCCCGCATCGCGCGGCTTGTGTTCGGGGCTTGGGATCCCAAAGCCGGAGCTTGCGGATCGATCTTTGACATTCCAGCCGAGCGCCGACTCAATCACCGAGTGCAAGTGTTGGGAGGCCTGCTCGAACAGGAGAGCCGCGAGCTCCTACAGAAGTTCTTTCGAGCTCAAAGAAGTGCTTTTTCGGAGAGCGCTCCCCCAAAGTCGACCGCCTAG
- a CDS encoding nucleotidyltransferase family protein, producing MLTLPFVHSFLTALLTDTWSETNQPALVPHDAWETVVEEAITQRMAPLLLCWLSHPTHRHEIPLRLLNVLKQQVALHTAWHLLLVKQLRDILATCEQQGIACVPIRGPVLAEHLYGNGSTRQMDDLDFLVHREDLTALKDILQHLGYTNHEHRPGFLETFSYSLEFVHPNHGFLVEPHWTLAYPPFIGVAAMEPVWTRVRRQQWAGGNTWALSNEDLLLHLCLHLHHKGRQAPLLWFYELHSVIQRQSSTLDWNTLMHQARLMEQTQAVYDVLTIVTETFHSPVPEAVTRQLATNVHGASSPLSLMGCNQILARSSLSGREELVLLCSLESLHQQFHYLSALLFPSAQFMTRRYGASTRIGLIGSYLARFFHIGAEGLRCAVAWIGTIVATGPSSSLRR from the coding sequence ATGTTGACCTTGCCGTTCGTACATTCTTTTCTGACGGCCCTTTTGACGGATACCTGGTCTGAAACAAACCAACCTGCCCTCGTCCCACACGATGCTTGGGAGACCGTCGTTGAAGAAGCCATCACGCAACGAATGGCCCCTCTCCTCCTTTGTTGGCTCAGCCATCCCACCCACCGACATGAAATCCCTCTCCGGTTACTGAATGTTCTCAAGCAACAGGTGGCTCTGCACACAGCCTGGCATTTGCTCTTGGTAAAACAACTCCGAGACATCCTGGCTACGTGTGAACAGCAGGGCATTGCCTGTGTTCCAATTCGTGGACCGGTGTTGGCCGAACACTTGTATGGTAATGGCTCGACCCGCCAGATGGATGATCTGGACTTCCTCGTTCATCGCGAGGATCTCACTGCGCTCAAGGACATCCTCCAGCACCTTGGCTATACGAACCACGAACATCGGCCTGGCTTTCTAGAGACCTTCTCCTATTCACTGGAATTCGTTCATCCAAATCATGGTTTCCTGGTGGAACCTCATTGGACTCTGGCTTACCCACCGTTTATCGGCGTTGCCGCCATGGAACCGGTGTGGACACGGGTCAGGAGACAGCAATGGGCAGGGGGCAATACCTGGGCCCTTAGCAATGAAGATCTTCTGCTCCATCTCTGCCTTCACCTCCATCATAAAGGGCGGCAGGCTCCGCTCCTGTGGTTTTATGAGTTGCATAGCGTGATCCAGCGGCAGAGCTCAACGCTCGACTGGAACACCCTCATGCATCAGGCGCGGCTCATGGAGCAGACTCAGGCAGTCTATGACGTCCTCACGATCGTGACGGAAACTTTTCATTCGCCCGTACCTGAAGCAGTGACGAGACAGCTCGCCACCAACGTGCACGGTGCTTCTTCGCCTTTGTCGTTGATGGGCTGCAATCAGATCCTCGCTCGGTCGTCTCTCAGCGGACGAGAAGAGCTTGTACTTCTCTGTTCTCTTGAAAGCCTTCACCAACAATTCCACTACCTCTCCGCCCTCCTCTTTCCCTCTGCCCAATTCATGACGCGGCGATATGGAGCCTCCACTCGCATAGGTCTCATCGGATCCTACCTCGCTAGATTCTTCCATATAGGGGCTGAAGGCCTTCGCTGTGCCGTCGCATGGATCGGCACCATCGTCGCCACAGGACCGAGCTCATCCCTCCGCCGATAG